Below is a window of Pseudarthrobacter equi DNA.
CATGCTGATCCTCGTCAGCACCTCGCCCTGGGCCGTGCTCCGGGAGGCCAGCAGGCCCCAGTGCTCCGTTGCGAGCAGCTGCGCCCGCACGGACGGCGGAACCGGCTCCGCAGCCGGGTGTTCGTCCCGGGTGGACATGGCGTAATTGTCCACCCAATCAGCGTCCGGTTGCCAGCGGCCTTTCCGGGGTGTGCAGCCGGGTCATGACCCGGACCAGCGTCTTCGGCACCCGGCCTGCCGTGGCCCGGGACACCAGCACCATGACGGCGAAAGCCGTGGGAACGGACCAGGCCGCGGGCTGGGCAAGCCACGCGGGTGTGCTCGCAGCCGCCGCCAGCGAGCCGGCGATCATGGCGCCGCCGCACAGCACCCCGCCGGTCACCATGCCGGCGATGGCTCCGGCGTCGGTAAGCCCCCGCCACCAGATACCCAGCAGGAGGACGGGGCAGACGGTTGACGCGGTGAAGGCGAACACCAGCCCCACGCTGCCGGCCAGCGCCAGGGATCCCGTCATCAGCGCGAAGCCAAGCGGCACGACGGCGGACACCACGGCTGCCAAGCGGAAGCCCCCCACGCCGGCGCCCAGGACGTCCTGGCTGATGACGCCGGCCAAGGAGACCACCAGCCCGGACGTGGTGGACAGAAACGCTGCGAACGCGCCGGCCACCACCAGCGCCGAGAGCAGGTCTCCCGCGGGACCGCCGATGAGTTCACGGGGCAGCAGCAGGACCATGGCGTCAGGCTGGCCCGAACGGGCAAGGTCCGGCGCGAACATGCGGCCCACCAGGCCGTAGGCGGTGGGGAACAGGTAGAACACGGACAGCAGCCCCAGCACGATCAGGGTGGTGCGCCGCGCGGACTGCCCGTCCGGGTTGGTGTAGAACCTAACCAGGACGTGCGGCAGGCCAAGGGTCCCGAACAGCAGTGCCACGAGCAGCGAAACGTTGTTGTACCACCCCGCCGGGGCAAGGCCGGTGGGGTTTTCGGACGGCAGCGCCAGGGCGGGTGTCCCGGTGCCGGCAAGCATGAAGACAATGAAGAGGATGGGTACCGCCAGTGCTGTCAGCTTCAGCCAGTACTGGAATGCCTGGACGAACGTGATGGACCGCATTCCGCCCGCCACCACGGTCAGGCAGACCACCACCACCACCGCCACCGACCCCACCCATGACGGCAGCCCGGTGGTGATCCGGATGGTCAGGGCTGCCCCGTGCAGCTGCGGAACGATGTACAGCCAGCCCACCAGCACCACCACGAGGCTGGTGACTTTGCGGACCGCCCGGGAGTCGAGCCTGGCCTCCGTGAAGTCCGGAATGGTGTACGCCCCGGAACGCCGGAGGGGTGCAGCGACGAAGAGCAGAAGCATCAGGTACCCGGCCGTATAACCCACAGGGAACCACAGGGCGTCCGTCCCGGAGAGCAGCAGCAGGCCGGCGACGCCCAGGAAGCTGGCGGCCGACAGGTACTCGCCGCCGATGGCGGACGCGTTCCACCATGGCCGAACGGTCCGGGACGCCACAAAGAAATCGCCGGTGGTCCGCGAGATACGCAGGCCGTAGAACCCGATGACGGCGGTGGCCACGGACACCACGGCGACGGCAGCGGCGGCAACCCCCGGATTCACGCCAGGCTCCGCTTCACCGCGTACCCACGGGGATCACGGGTCACCGGCCAGATCCCGGTAGCGGGCCTCGTTGCGGGCAGCCGTCCTGGTGTACAGCCAGGCGCTGAGGCCGATGACCGGGTAAATGCCTGCGCCCAGCAGGATCCAATCGAACGGGATGCCGGCAATCGTCGTGTCGGCCAGGCCGGGGACGGCGGCGAGCAGGAGGGGGAAAGCGCCGAGGATTACCAGGAACCCGCCGGCCACCACCAGGGCCAGGCGCAGCTGCGACCTGATGAGGGACCGCACGAACACCTGGCCCACATCTGACTCCTGCGCCGCTTCGCGGGATTCCGTGACGGGGCGCGCGGCCGTGGCGGGGGCCGTCACCCGTACCCTGGTCATGCGTTCGGCCTGATCCGGTTTGCCTGCAGCCGCTCCCGCACGGTGGGCAGGTGACGGCGGCTGATGGGCAGCCCGGCACCTGCCACGGTGACCCGGGGGCCGTCTGCCGCAAGCTTCATGGAGGAGATGTGCTTCAGGGCCACCAGGTATGAGCGGTGCGTCCGGA
It encodes the following:
- a CDS encoding sodium/solute symporter, which encodes MNPGVAAAAVAVVSVATAVIGFYGLRISRTTGDFFVASRTVRPWWNASAIGGEYLSAASFLGVAGLLLLSGTDALWFPVGYTAGYLMLLLFVAAPLRRSGAYTIPDFTEARLDSRAVRKVTSLVVVLVGWLYIVPQLHGAALTIRITTGLPSWVGSVAVVVVVCLTVVAGGMRSITFVQAFQYWLKLTALAVPILFIVFMLAGTGTPALALPSENPTGLAPAGWYNNVSLLVALLFGTLGLPHVLVRFYTNPDGQSARRTTLIVLGLLSVFYLFPTAYGLVGRMFAPDLARSGQPDAMVLLLPRELIGGPAGDLLSALVVAGAFAAFLSTTSGLVVSLAGVISQDVLGAGVGGFRLAAVVSAVVPLGFALMTGSLALAGSVGLVFAFTASTVCPVLLLGIWWRGLTDAGAIAGMVTGGVLCGGAMIAGSLAAAASTPAWLAQPAAWSVPTAFAVMVLVSRATAGRVPKTLVRVMTRLHTPERPLATGR
- a CDS encoding DUF485 domain-containing protein, with product MTRVRVTAPATAARPVTESREAAQESDVGQVFVRSLIRSQLRLALVVAGGFLVILGAFPLLLAAVPGLADTTIAGIPFDWILLGAGIYPVIGLSAWLYTRTAARNEARYRDLAGDP